AAAACATTGTGATATTATATTTTAACAAATTTTAATGATCAAGCAAACTAAAAATGTTctcctaaaaaaattattttatgttaGCATATAAGATAAGTAACAAATTAAGTAGAGATTAACTAATGTGCGTTTGTATGTGTGTTTTTTCCTTGTGGGAAGCATGAAACTAGTAAGGCTTCCACCCTTAGAAAGAATTAGGACCAGAGGGAGAGTTGTACTCATGATTTTAAAACTAGATCAGTGATCGACCCAGCGGCTTCACCGAGTCGATTCAACCAGTCTGACTGGCAGGTCGAATCGGTGGTCGAACCAGtaagattatatattatatatatgtatgaaaatattatatttgtGTATTACAAAGAAACTTTAATGATGATGttaatattaataaattattatcattttgtTTGGATCTAGAactttatttagaaaaaataaaataaaaaaaaattaagtagaaaattcattattattatttttagatactattaaaaataaatatttatttaaaattaagaaaCAATAAATGTTAATAATGTGCAAAGTCAAGAATGGGTTTAATTGATTTATTACATATTTTGTTTTGTTACTTTTGATGACCAAATATGAACATTTTGGATTGCTTAATAATTGGCATTCTTAATATTTTTAAGCTTCAAAATAAaagattttaaatatttgcatatgcaTGTATTATAACACAAAATGAATGTGCAACACTCCTGGGTTCTATCCGATTCCCAGGTGCCTCTCAAAACATAATGTTTAATGAAATTCGGGTCAACCCAGTTGACACATCGGGTTTGACCGAGTCACCCACCCAGGAGTTGATATGGGTGCATACTAAATCCGGTTTAAACCTTGAACCGATCCGGTTTTTGAAAGTACGGTTGTAGTGAAAATGCGTTTGAAAGTAAATTTGGAAAAGATTCTTAAGTTGAAAAGGTCAAAGTATGATCGTGCAGAGAGTGTCGTGGGAGTAGTAGGACCCATGTCCCTGCAACCTAGCTGGCTTCGTCTGACAATTAATTAACAAATTGttcccaaataaaataaaaaaaccataaataaataataagtgaatctccaaaaaatattaattattacagCAAGCAATTAAGTACAAATTTTGAAGTACGTGCCAGCATGTCATAAAAGTTTCATTTAATTAATAGTTAAATATTGATTGCACATGTAATGATATTGATCTCAACTTTAGACTAGCCGCCTGAGCCTGAGCCCTGAGGGAGGGATTTAGAGGTAAGCCTTCGACCAACCCCCAACTGTGGAAAACGTACGTGTCCGGAAACTCCAATCCAATTCCCACTAATAAATAAATACACATTGAAGGATGCAGACACATAGCGAGGTTATAAAAGAGCGGCAGCATGGGAGATTGGGATGGGCCTGCTACTGTGTCGGTCCCTCTCCTCCCCCGTTTGCGTTTCTGTACGTATCTCCAGATAGCGACTCATCGGAGCCACCCACCTCTTTCCTTCCCAATGTCGATGCCTACTGCGTCTCCTCCTCCCCGCCTCCTATTCCTCACTATTTTCTTCTTCTCCCTCCTCTTCCGTATCTATTCAGCTGCCGCGGACGACGACGACCACAGCTTGGACTCGGCGGCTGCATCAGTGGTACTTCCCGGTCCCAACCTCAAGTTCGAGAACCCGACCCTCCGCCGAGCCTACATTGCCCTCCGATCATGGAAATCCGCCATATTTTCCGATCCCTTTAACTTCACGGCGAACTGGAAAGGCCCAGATGTCTGCTCTTACGGCGGCGTCTTCTGCGCCCCTTCTCCCTCCAACCCCTCCCTCAGGGTTGTCGCCGGCATCGACCTCAACCACGCCGACATCGCTGCCTACCTCCCCCCGGAGCTGGGCCTCCTCACCCACCTCGCTCTCTTCCACCTCAACTCCAATCGCTTCTGCGGCACCCTCCCCGCCAGCTTCCGCCGGCTGAAGCTCCTCCACGAGTTGGACCTTAGCAACAACCGCTTCGCCGGGAGTTTCCCGGAGGTGGTGCTGTCGCTGCCGTCCCTCAAGTACCTAGATCTCCGATTCAACGAGTTCGAGGGACCCGTCCCCTCCCGCCTCTTCGACAACAAGAATCTGGACGCCATTTTTCTAAACGACAACAGATTCCGCCTGGGCATTCCAGAGAATCTGGGCAACTCCCCCGTGTCGGTGCTGGTCTTGGCCAACAACAACATGGGAGGCTGCATACCCACCACCATTGGCAAAATGGGCGGGACACTCAACGAGATCATCCTCCTTAACGACAACCTCACCGGCTGCCTCCCCCCTCAGATCGGCCTTCTCAAGAAGCTCACTGTTTTCGACGTCAGCTTCAATAGCCTGCATGGCTCCCTTCCCCATGCCATCGGCAAAATGAAGAGCCTAGAGCAGTTGAACATCGCCCACAACAGATTCACCGGGGTTGTCCCCGCCACCGTCTGCCGCCTCCCCAGTTTGCAAAACTTCACCTACACTCATAACTATTTCACCGGAGAAGCTCCTGTCTGTGCCTCCATTTCTGCCGCCGCTGACGGTCGCAACAACTGTATTCCTGGGAAAACGGGCCAGCGGTCGGCGGGAGAGTGCTCTTCAGAAGCTGCGCGACCCGTGGATTGCAGCAAGTCCAAATGTCTCAACCAACGCACCAGCAAGAGTAGCAGTACTTCGCAGCCAGCGCAATATCATCCAAAAGGCTCAAAATCAGGGTCATTGCCCAAGACAAAGAAAAGTCCACCACCTCCTGTCCCAATTTTAAATCCACTGCCACCGCCTCCGCCTAATTCAGATTCTTCCTCCTCCGGCAGATATCGTTCTCCACCACCCCCGCCGCCGCCGCAATCAGCTGCTGCGTCTCATCCTTCCCCTGTACCAGTAATCACACCACCTCCTCCTCATCCGCGCATTAATATAAGGGCCCCGCCAACACCGCCTACTGAAAGAGTATCCCCAAAGCAGCAGCATCTTCCGCCACCGCCGCCGCCGCCAACAGTTGAATATCTGCATCCTAGCCCTCCGTCAGCACCTACTGAACATCATCATCAACGTCAACCGCAGCCACCAAACCATTACAATTCCTCACCACCGCCACCAGCAGCGGGAAGCCATTACAGTGTCTTCTCACCACTGCCGCCGCCCCCACCTCCCGCCGAAAAGGGGTCACCAATAAGCACACATCTTGCACCACCACCCCCACTGGTAGTTCAATACTCGCCACCAAAGGCTGCGCTCTTTCCTCCTCCACCCTTTGACCAATATCCATCACCACCTACCAATCAGCAACAGATGCCCCCTCCCCCTCAACCGCCACTAAAAATCCCAACACCCCCAAGTTCTCACAGCTATACTACTCCACCATCACCACCCCCACCGCCATCTCTGGAAGATTTGGcacctccccctccccctcctccTCCGCCTCCACCACCAGTCGTGTCACACCCACCGCCACCCACCATAGTGACATCaatacctcctcctcctcctccacagGAGCCATCACGTCTCCCATCTCCTTTGCCACCATCCGGGTGTGCCACAACCGGATCTCCACCACCACCATTAGCACCACCAGCACCAGCACCAGCACCATCACCAACACAGCAGCACCATTCACAATTTTCACCGCCTCCTCCGCCCTTTGACCAATATCCATCACCGCTTACCAATCAGCAACAGACTCCCCCTCCCCGTCCCCCTCAACCGCCACTAAAAATCCCAACACCCCCAAGTTCTCATAGCTACACTACCCCACCACCATCACCACCCCCACCGCCATCTCTGGAATATTTGGCACCTCCCCCTCCTCCTCCACCACCAGTTGTGTCACACCCACCGCCACCCACAATAGTGACATCAATACCTCCTCCTCCACAGGAGCCATCACATCTCCCATCTCCTTTGCCACCATCCAGGTGTGCCAGTCCCGGATCCCCACCACCACCTTTAGCACCAGCACCACCACCAACACAGCAGCACCAATCACAATTATCACCGCCTCCTACACAGCATCGGCATTTCCCTGCGCCAGCACCAAATAGCCAACTAGCCCCGCCGCCACCCCATCTAGTTTTTGATAACTTACCCCTTCCTCCTGTTATAGGAGTATCATACGCATCTCCCCCTCCCCCAGTAATTCCCTACTAGTGATCAATCATCCATATACATGATCGGTCATTTTATATTGCGTGCTGACTCCCTCTCCCATCCATTGGTTCCAATTGTACGTTAATTTGGATAGAGATTGAATTTAATTGCGTACATAAGTACGGTGTTAAATCCTTAATTTGGCTGTGCTGCAGTAGTAATTAATGCAATTCGATCTTTTAATTGCAGGAAGAATATATATTCATCTTGATCTGCTATAGATTAGATTGTGATTTTGTTGTACGTGTTGCAACTATCAATTTGAGGAAAAAAAAACTTGTGAATATGTAGGTGAATGTGCATATAGCAATGCTCATCGCTACACACATTCTGTTCTAGCCAAAGTATTTCGTATGTTTAAAACAATGATtttttggttgattaattgataTATTGATTTAATTTGTCCCAAAATTCCTGGTCGTAACTTGAAAATTAAGTATGGATGAGAAATAATTATTGGATTCGGATCAGTGCAAGATGAGGCTATTAGAAATATTATTGGTTTTACATGTACACATTGCAAGTCAAACTATATATACTTATGAAATGAGCAAGTGTCACCGGCTTGAAATTTCAACAATTCTCGTGCAACACTTAGAAGCTTTTGAAGGAGTAACCTAATTGAATCACATGTACTGAGGAAAGAATGATAGGATTGTAAAGAGGGATGCGAATGAGGACCTTATTATTTCATACTTTGCTCAAATTATTACTAATGATGTCCATACCCCTAGTTATACTATTCTACTTTCAAATCAACAATGGAGATTTTATTGATCTTGCAATTACAATAAGCATTAGAATATGCTCGATCAAACAATTTACATGTATTATTTATAAAAGGAATACAATAAGCACAAATAAATTATTGAGTGATTGAGATCACAAAGAAGCCATTGTGGCGATCACTATAGAAACACCATTAATGATGACTGAGTTTGAGTAGAGTccaagtaaaaaataaattaactggATCACTAAAGCGGTTTGACTCTAATCAATGAACGACATAGTAACTCCTACAACTTTTTGTTCAAGTACTTTTCTTCCCTACCAGGGCAACCTACTTAAAAAGTTGGAATTGTCAATGGCGCATCTCTTTTGCCAACAATTCATTGGAGGATAGAACTAGCTAGTGATAGTTAAAAGGATATTGTAACGCCttaacctgggtctgccagggagcactgcttctctcctcctccacttggaccagacaatagggggcggacCTTTTCaaactaatgactgaccccacagaccaacacgtgtccttttcagtgtgttttgtcctcactcgcacactttttgagaaaacttcccaaaaggtcacccataccaagattactccaagtcaagtacgcttaaccgtggagttctaaTGGAAAGACTCtagaaaagaaatgtgcaccttattgatataggtagtaacatctaatcatttaagtctttcttccacggggtatcacattctcccccacttacgcaa
This region of Malania oleifera isolate guangnan ecotype guangnan chromosome 10, ASM2987363v1, whole genome shotgun sequence genomic DNA includes:
- the LOC131166060 gene encoding leucine-rich repeat extensin-like protein 2, whose amino-acid sequence is MSMPTASPPPRLLFLTIFFFSLLFRIYSAAADDDDHSLDSAAASVVLPGPNLKFENPTLRRAYIALRSWKSAIFSDPFNFTANWKGPDVCSYGGVFCAPSPSNPSLRVVAGIDLNHADIAAYLPPELGLLTHLALFHLNSNRFCGTLPASFRRLKLLHELDLSNNRFAGSFPEVVLSLPSLKYLDLRFNEFEGPVPSRLFDNKNLDAIFLNDNRFRLGIPENLGNSPVSVLVLANNNMGGCIPTTIGKMGGTLNEIILLNDNLTGCLPPQIGLLKKLTVFDVSFNSLHGSLPHAIGKMKSLEQLNIAHNRFTGVVPATVCRLPSLQNFTYTHNYFTGEAPVCASISAAADGRNNCIPGKTGQRSAGECSSEAARPVDCSKSKCLNQRTSKSSSTSQPAQYHPKGSKSGSLPKTKKSPPPPVPILNPLPPPPPNSDSSSSGRYRSPPPPPPPQSAAASHPSPVPVITPPPPHPRINIRAPPTPPTERVSPKQQHLPPPPPPPTVEYLHPSPPSAPTEHHHQRQPQPPNHYNSSPPPPAAGSHYSVFSPLPPPPPPAEKGSPISTHLAPPPPLVVQYSPPKAALFPPPPFDQYPSPPTNQQQMPPPPQPPLKIPTPPSSHSYTTPPSPPPPPSLEDLAPPPPPPPPPPPPVVSHPPPPTIVTSIPPPPPPQEPSRLPSPLPPSGCATTGSPPPPLAPPAPAPAPSPTQQHHSQFSPPPPPFDQYPSPLTNQQQTPPPRPPQPPLKIPTPPSSHSYTTPPPSPPPPPSLEYLAPPPPPPPPVVSHPPPPTIVTSIPPPPQEPSHLPSPLPPSRCASPGSPPPPLAPAPPPTQQHQSQLSPPPTQHRHFPAPAPNSQLAPPPPHLVFDNLPLPPVIGVSYASPPPPVIPY